GGAGCAAGGCCACGTCAACCGCGTATGGCGTCCCCTGCACGTTCGCACAACTGCCGGGTGCCGATGCATTCATGATGTTGCAAAGTGCCACTCCGTCGGGCGTACGAATTCGGTACAGCGGCGGGCGGTACCGTATCGACGTGATCGCGCGATTGTTGTAGTGATTGGCAATTGTGTTGATCCACCACGGCACCGGGTTCATCAGGTTCGCCAGGCGCGGTGCGTGCGCGCTGGCCTTCCGAAGGGCCATTCCCGTCGCATCGAGCGTGAATTGCACCTCGTCGCCGAGATTGCGTTCTACATCCGCGACCATGGTGAGGATCGGCAGCACCGATCTGATGATCTGATAAGTGCCCTTGGTCACTAGAGCGAGGTCAGGCGTGGTCTGCTGCGCATCGAGCAATACCTGCTTCAGCGGCTCTCTGATTTCCCTCAGTGTCGACGTCAACTGGGCCAGGTTCGCGATGATGGACCCGATGTCGCTGATGGATTGATCAGGACTGTCCAATACCGCCGACGTCGTCGTCAACAACTTGTTGATGCCCACGCCCTTGCCGCGTATCGATTCGTCGAGCCCTTTTACGACGTCGCTAATGTTCGTCGAGCCGGACGGGTCGATCGAGTTGACGAACTTGTTTGCCGATCCAATTATTTCGGACAGGCTCTTGGGAGTCATCGAATGGCTCAGCGATATGCATTGGCCCGGCGCCAATTTCGGGCCCGCGCTGGGGTTGCCAACGAGTTCCAAAGAGCGGTCGGCGAGAATCGACGTCGACCTGATGAGCGCTGTGACGTCACGGGGGAAGGATCGCCGTTCCGTCACAACGAAGTCAACGCGGACGCTGGAATCGGTCGGGGTTACAGATTTGACATGCCCAATCGTGTACCCCATCTGGGTAACCGGATTGCCGACATAGAGTCCGATCGCGTCGGACATCATTGCGCAGTACTCGGCTGAGCGGCGTTCGATGTGCGGCGCACACGAGGCGTTGACGGCAATCACTGCCACCGCCACGATTCCGATTGCGGCGGTGCGCCCGATACGAGCGCTGCAGACTGTCAAATCGGGCATCAGCACGGCTTTTCCGGTAGAGGAAAACACAAGTCGGTTGCCAAGAGTTCCGGCGCCGCGTTCTGCGCATCCAGGACGCGCTCAATCTTGTTACGCACCAAGCGCAGTGCCCGCACTATCACGCCGCTGCGATCGGCCCACATGCGCGCCTTCACCGTCCAGTTACGGACCTTCTCGAGGAACAGGTCTCGGTGGTTCAGATAGAAGGTTCCGACCGGTTCGAGCTTGTCGAGAACGTCACCCATGCCCTTCAACGCCGATCCGAAACCCGCGCCATAGATGACCAGCGTCTCTTCGAGTATGGAAATTTTTTGGACGAGCTGCTTGAGTTCGTCACCGTAATCGCGTAAGGCCCGAATGTACTCATCGGACAGGTTCAGAATTGCCGTAATCTGTCCACGTTGCTTGTCTATCGTTGACATCAGACTGTTGCCGGCGTCGATGACTGCCGCGATCGATTTGAGGTTAGGGCCGGTGAGCCCTTGCTGGATTTCGTTCAAAGACTCATTGATTGGCTTTGGATCAACGTTTTCTGTGAGCTTGGTGCTATCAGAAAGCGTCCGCATCAGGTTGTAGGGCATCGTGACGCGCTCCAAGGGAATCGGGTTGTTGCCCAGTGCCGAATCGCCGAGCGACACGATATCCACGTAGTAGCCGCCGACCACCGTGAGCATGCGCACTTGGACCTGCGACCGGTCTCCCACGAACGCGTCGTTGTCGACCCGTGTCCGCACTCGTACTCGGTCCGACTCCAACGAAAGGTCTTTCACTTTGCCGACGGTGATGCCGGCTATACGCACTTGCTCTCCTGGGCGGATCGACGCTGCATCGTGGGTGTAAAAGACGACGGTCTTCTGACCCGGCGGCGTGACGTACAGCCAGGCCGCCACCAAAGCGACCACGCTGAAGATTGCCAGCAGACCGGCCCCCCATAACGTCGGGTTGCGAAGTGCCTTCCCTAGTTGTTGCACAAGACCACCCGTTGCCCGTTCAGCAGTACATCCATCGTCGCCGGCAGCTGGGCGCGTCCCCGCGAGCACGGCAAGGGCGTTCCCGGTTGATCGGGTGGCGGAATGTTGTCCCACATAGCCGGAACGAGTTTGATCGATTCGATGAAGTTATCCATGTTCGTGAACGCCCGGTCCAGCGATGCATCGATATCGGACCCGTACCGGAAGCCCACGTTGCCCAGCAATCGACTGGCCTCGGCGGTGAACTCGGGCCCGAACACGGCCTGCTTTCTGAATTCGTCGAGCACCGTCAGCGCGGCATCCAAGGGCAGGTTCAGCCATTTCAAGATCTGAACCATGTCCCTGGAATGACCGCCTATGGCGTCTGCGGTTTCGTTCAAATTGCGCATCAATGTCGCGATCACCTGCTGACGATCCGACAAGAGATCGGTGAGCTTGTGCAAGCTGTCGAGCATCGGACCCAGACCGTCACCGTCTCCGGATAGGAACGACGCCGCATTAGCCGCAAAGGTGTTGAGCTCTTCGGGACTCAGGGTGGCGATCACCGGCTGCAGACCGTTGAACAACTTTGTGATGTCGAACGATGGTTGCGTCATGGACGTCGGGACATGCGCCACAATGACTTTGCGCGAGTACGACTCGGACGGTTCGACCACGGCAATGTAGCGCGAACCGGTCAACGCCTGGTATTTGATCGCAAGCCGGGTACTGGGCACGATCCCGTACCGCGTGTCGAGGGTGAATGAGATTACGGCAACGCTTTGGCCGCCGTGTCGCTGAAGGTCGATCGACAGCACCTTGCCCACGCGGACGCCGCGGACACGCACGTCGGCATCCATATGCAAACCCGATGCATCAGTGAACTCGGCCACATACTTGTCAGTTTTGGCCTCCACCGGTTCCCTGATGACATTGACGACCAGAGTAAGGAGCACGCCGGCGAGCAAGACGCTGACCGCGAGCCGCCATAGTGCCGCCAGCGGCTTCATTCTGGGCCTCCGATTGCATCCAGTGGGGCGGCCAGTCCCGGAAGCTTGTCCAGGACAATCCGCACTTGCAGCGCGCGTTGCTCGGGAGTGCCGGCGTACATTTGCTCGAAGCGAGTACGTAGCTGCACCAACGTGTTTGCGATACCTTCGGGTCTGATCAACGGTGGCACCACATCGCTTAGAGCCTTGATGGAGTCAACCAACGGGAGCAGATCACCGACATGACTCTCCAGCAACTTCCCGGTCGAACCGAAGATGTTTACGGCTGAGTACTCCATGAGCTTCTTCTGCCTTGTATTGAAGCCTTCCTCGGACATCTCCTGCAGGTTCACGTGAGTGGCAGTTCGCTCATCGGCGCGCATATATTTCTCAGCGGCTTCGGTGGCCGTGCTAACGAAGCCGGGAAGCGGGGTGCTCAATTTGGTCGAGTTAACCAAAAGCTGTGCGGTACTGATGGTTTGGACGTGAGCTAGCGTGTTGGCGGTGATGAGCATGGTCTCGACAAACGGCTGTAGCGAGTCGATGTATCGCGTCGCCCTATTGATCACCTCGATGAGTTGGGGGGTCAACACACTGTTGGAAAGGTCACCCAGACCAGACAGCAGCGACTGAAGGGTGTAGTTCCCTACAGGAATCGTGCTTATCTGCATCCCATTCCGGAGCGCTCTACCGCCAGTATTAGGCGAGATGCTGATGCCGGTCACACCGAAATAGTTAATAGGCCGGAAGTCGATCTTCATCGAGTCGGTAAGCCCCGTCACCGGGCCCGGCTGCAGATCTGCGAGCAGTCGTACGCCTCCACCGGCCAGAGTGGCGACCCCGGTGACCTCCCCTACCTTGACGCCATGCAGAATCACCGCTGTCCCGGTGGCAACCCCTTGGCCGACATACGGGGCGTCAATCGTCACGGACATCCCGCGGTGTCCGGATCCGGCGAAGGGGTTGTAGGCGACGAGCAACACGACGAGTCCCGCGCACAGCACAGCCACCAAGCCGACGGTGGTCAGTTTTCGTGTCTGGGTTTCTTCCGAACCTCGCAGTAACACTTCTCGCCCTACCCCTTGAACACAAAGGTGGGACGGAAACCCCACAACATCACGGTCAGAAGGAAGTCGAGGACCATGATGGCCACTAGACTTGCGCGTACCGCTCGGCCCGACGCACGCCCTAGACCAACGGGACCGCCTGTAACGAAGTAGCCGTAGTAGCAGTGAATCACAGTTATTGCCGCGCAAAACACCACAGCCTTGATCAAGGAGTACGCAAGATCGGTCGGTGTCGTGAATTGGGAAAAATAGTGCAGATAGGTTCCCCCCGGCTCGTTATTGAAGACCCGAATAACCAAATCCATCACGAAGAATTGCGTGACCAAGGTCAACAGATAGCCCGGAATTACGCAGAACATACCGCCGATCAGCCGGGTACCAACCACGAACGGTATCGGCATCAGGCCCATGACTTCCACAGCATCGATCTCTTCGGCGATACGCATGGTGCCGATCTCGGCAGTCATTCGACACCCTGCTTGCGCGGCGAAGGCGATTCCGGCCGCCAGTGGTCCGATCTCTCGGACCGCCCCCACTCCGCCGGTAATTCCCGCCAGCGCACCAAATCCAATGATGTTGAGCGTGGCGTAGGCCTCCACGGCCAATGATCCACCTATCGCGACGCCGAGGATGAAAAATACGCTCATAACCCCGCCGTCAACGAGGATCCGCCCTCGACCCCACCCGAGGTTCGTCATTTCCTTCAGTGTCTGTTGACGGTAACGCCTGACAGACAGCGGTAGATACCAAAGAGTCAGGGCAATGAAAACGATCCATTGTCCAGTCTCGCGAAACGTTCGGCGCAGTGGCCGCACGGAAAGAAGTCGACTGCTGAGAAGGACGGATGGCGCCGCCACGGTGTTCGTTCCCATTAGGCAATCGCCATCGGAAAAAACATCGTTTGCAATTGGGTGATCGCGAGGTTAGCGATCACAATGCAAACCACATTAAGTGTCACTGATGCGTTGACTGCGTCGGCAACCCCCTTCGGGCCGCCCTTCGCCTCCATCCCGCGGAACGACGAAATGATCGCGACGATTGCTGCGAACACGAAGGTCTTACCCATCGCGAACCAGATATCGACGACCTTCGTAAATGTTCCGAACGACATCCAGTAGCTGCCGGGCGCCACATCGGTGACGATGACCGCCAACACGTACGCGGCCGTCGTTCCCGAAACCAAGATGACGGTGCACAGTATCGGCGCAATGACCAGCAAAGCGAGAAAACGCGGAACCACCAAGTGGCGCACCGGATCGATGCCTATTACGCGCAACGCATCGAGTTCTTCCCGGACCGCTCGCGCTCCGAGGTCAGAGGCGATGGCCGAAGCCGCCGCTCCGCCCAGCAATAGGCCCGCAGTAATCGGTGCACCCTGTCGGATGACGCCGACTCCGCTCGCAGCGCCAATCAGCGAGTTCGCCCCCAGCTGGTTTACGAGCCCCGAGGTGACGACTGAGACCATGGCGCCGAACGGAATCGCCATCAACACAGCAGGTATCGCCGTCACCGTGAGCAGCGACCAAGCCTGAACCAGGAATTCGCCGAACGGCAGCTTCACCGAGACGGTATCGGTAACTGTGTAACGGAGGACGCCCAGAAATAGCTGCAGGGCACGGCCCGTCGTCGCAGCGCTGCGAACGGGGATCTGCAGCAGTCCGGTCGCAACCCGTGCAGCCGGACTGCTCGCAGGGCGCCGAGTCTTCGGCGTCCCGGCCCCTCGTAGCAGAACGAGCTGTGTCACGCGCCACACGATACATGTAAGTACTCACTTCTCACAACCTATTGCCCTCTGCCAGAGGCTGTACATCCGGCTGTCTGCGTTGAACCTGCTACCCAGAAGCGAAGTCTGGATGCGGCTTTCGTTGCCTCTCCCGTCACTTGAGGCAAACCCTCCTGCGCCCTTCGCGCTAATCGCGGTTCCGATACGATCCTCGATCGATCGCCGCACGCTTTGTGGACGACGCCGGCAGACTGCACAATGACGCTCGAGATCTGCCGGCTGGGCTCTCTGTTTCTGTTCCCCGCACGCGGCCTGCACAACGCTAAAGCGCGGCGAATTCCCATCAACCGCCCCGCCGCCCCCGCGGATCGACGAGCCCCGACCCTGCCCTACGAACTGCGGTCGTCCTTGAACCTGGCCGACGTGTCAACGACACGGCATCCGTGAAGTCTTTGTTGTGGACTGCAGGATGGCTCTGCTGCACGAACTGATGCAAGTTTGCGTAACAAGGACTTGCCGGTCGGCGGTTGGATTGGTTATTGGGTTTGGGTCAACCGGCAGCTACCGGCTTTGTGACGGCGCCGGCGGTCGGTACATTGGGTTCGCGTGCGATCCAGAACCGCAGCTCCTCACCCGCGTCGCACAAAGTTATGCCAGCGCGTCACCCCATGCGTGCAGACGGCCCCAGAGCTGATGTCGCGTGCTGGCAAAGTTGTGAATATGCGCCATGCGGGGTACGACGGTAAGAGTGATGTCTCGAACTGAGCGATATGCCGCTGCTTCAGCACGCGGATCGGGACAAACGTCTCGGTCGCCAACAGCGAGGAATAACGGCGATTCGATCACCTCCGCCTCAGCCGACACCACCCCGGGTGTAATCGCTGATACAAATGCCGGTGGGGCATAAGAGGTGCCCCACGGGGGCATTACGCTTCGGATAGGAAAGCCACTGCCGACATCGGCGGCTCGTAGCGCCGGATCGACATCCTCCCAGTGGAACATCCAAGTGAGCGTGTCAGTGCCGAATTCCTTTGCCGAGTATTCGGTTACGTCCACATCGGTTCGACCTCGCTCGACCGCAGGCGCCTGCGTGGCGCCTTCGGGTGATGGAACCACCGAGTGCACCGCACTATAGCCAAGTACGGCAAGCCCATCGAAAGTACTGTGGCGGCCCTGCGTTATCAGCGTTATGCACCCGCCCGTGGAATGTCCCAAGCCAATGGTGCGCTCGATTTTGATCGGGCCGAGTCCTGTCACTAGTGTCCCGGCGCGCAATCCTTCGATGATTCGCCGTGAGGCGGCGTCATCGGCAGCCGCAAGCGTCTCTAGGGTCAGCGAAGTCGGATCCGGCTTGCTGCTGTCACCGACCCCGAGGTGATCGATCGCGACGAAAAGCCAGCCACGTTCGGCGTGGTAAGCCGCCTGGCTATAGCCACCGGAGTGGTCGACATCCCAGTAGCCGCGGCTATAAAAGGCACCCGGGAAGCCGACCGCCAACGTACGCGGTCCCTCCTCGGCGTTCTCCGGTACGACCAAGGTGGCGGCAAGCTCAGCCTCTGGCGCAGGAACCACGTCGCTCACGTCTACGCGCAGCTCGTACCTACACACGGTCATCGTGAACTTCCTCTCGGTTGTGTTGTGAGTCATTAAGTTTCGCGTTGAGGCAGCGCGCGGGGTCTGTGTCGTTGATTGTGGTGGCGGGTTGTCAGGGCGGCGGGTTGGGTATCGGGGTTTCATTCAGTTAGTGATCGATCTAACTTCGGCTTCGAACCAATCTTGACCCCAGGCTTGCGATGCTGCGGCATTGACGCACTGGATTCTTCGACCGTAGATCAACGGGCCGGTACCGTGACCGCCCCAGCTCACATTGGTTCGACTGCACTGCCGTCATCGAATTAGCGAAGCACAGCCGCTCACACACCCGGCGCGCCCTCACCAGCACTCACATCACCAGCCACGCTGAACGCTCCTCCCTATATTCATGCTGTCTGGCAGTCGAATTCGATATGCCGGTGCGATACACGTGCATCGCTAGCCAACATTTCGTACCCCATACGAGCCGTCGAACCCGCACACCGAGGCCGACACGGGCTGTCGACAGACATTCGCCTGACAGGCGACTGGAAACGGCCGGGTAGCAATGACGGGACGCTGCGCATTGAGCCGAGGCATGGCCGGCCACCGTTACGCACGTGATGGTTCGGGCCGCACCCAGAACCCCGGATCACACGTCGGTGACCCGAGCACCTGGTAAGTCGCGTCGATCAAGGATTGTCCCCGGTCATTGAGCCCAGTACCGAAGCCGTGGCGGTTCGTTGTGTACCCGAACGCCATCCGACAAGAGGGATCGGCGAAGCCCATTTGACCGCCCAACCCAGGTGTACCGAACGCGTCCTCGCCGATGATCACGTTTGGGCCGGTCTCGAGTTCGGGGTTCGACCACGACTTCGAAAAGCCCATCGTGTAGGTGGTTCGGGATCCGACGACGGCATCCATGTCACTAGCCGACTGGGCCGTACGCATGCGCGCCAACCCGGCCGGGCCGACGAGCTGAACGCTGTCCTGAGACCCGTCGACCGCTAGTGGCGCATACATCCCGGCGAGTCCACGGGCATTCGTGATCCCGCCCGCGGCTGGGAGTTCGGCGGCGTGAAAGGCCGGTCTGTCGACATCGGTCATCCATCCACCGTCGTTGCCGAAGAGGTGCCCCAGAAGTGGTGCCCTCTCGGCCAATTGCCCTATGAGCCCGGCAGCCTGGGCGAAATCCATCGTTTCTGTGGTGGCTACCCGGTGCTCGAATTCATCCGGCAAGCCAATCCAGAAGTCGAGCCCGAGCGGCTCCGCGACCTCCTCGCGGAAGAAGGTTCCAATCGAACGACCATCAATTCTGCGCACGAGTTCGCCCACCAAGTAACCCATACTCAAGCAGTGGTAACCCTGCCGTGTGCCGGGCGTCCAGAACGGCGCTGTATCCGCAAGCGCTTGCGTCACGAGATTCCAGTCACACACACCGCCGTCGGGCACCACTGGCTCCCAATGGAAGACGCCCGACTGGTGGTTGAAGATCTGCCGCGCCGGGATCGAGTCCTTGCCGTTCTTGGCGAATTCTGGCCAGTAGTCGGCGACTGGTCGGCTGGGATCGAGTTGGCCACGATCGATGAGCATGTTCCCGCATAGCGCCGCGGCGCCCTTAGTCGACGAGCAGATCACCTGCACGGTGTGCATGTCCCACGCCCGGCCGCTGGCCCGGTCGGCGACGCCTCCCCATAGGTCTACGACCGTCTCACCGTCGATGATCACACAAACCGAAGCACCAAGCTCGTCTCGCTCGGCGAAGTTCCGCTCAAATTCCTCCCGCACACGTTGGAACCTGGGTAGGCAAAGTCCGGCAATGGTCATGCGCGCTCCTCAGATCGTTCCCTGCTTGAAGATAGTGAGCACTAACACGTAAGTCAAGGAGGCGGTGAGAGCGCCTTTGGGCTTCTTCACACGAGGGTCTTGAACGCGGCTTGACAGGATGCGGACCGGAACGCAACGCAAGGTTCCCGATCGGCGTAGTGCGCGCGACGACAGTGCGCGAATCCGCAACGTAGCTGCCGCGCTGGCCGGTCAACACGAACCGTAACTCAAGCAGGCATAGGATCGCCTGTCGTCCCAGGCCTTGAACCAGGTCCCAGTTGGAGTCATCAGGAACTTGAACTCACCGTGCCCGCAGTACATGTTTCCGTCGGGGGTTACCGCACAGGTCGTTGCGTTGGAGGTCACGTAGCTGCGCGGCGGCAATGGTCGTTGCGCTTGTCCGCGCGGAAACTGGATTGCCGCCGTCCATCCGTGGTGTACAGCACGATTTCCGTTGAACCAAGCGATGTGATTGTCACCGGGGGGCGCGCCAGGGATGTCACCCGCGCAGCCGAATGCGCCCAGGTTCCAAATGCCGCAGTTCAGTCCCGACGGTGACAAGAACCAGACACCTGGTGCGTCTTGAATGAAAAAGTCGGCGGGATCTAGTTCCCGATACCACGTCGTGATCCGATTCATCTCCGGAAACGGACTGGTCGAATCATCACCCACGGGATCGGCATACGCGGGAGTCACCGCTGCCCATAGCAGTCCGATAACCGAGCTGATCGCCACCAACCAACGCCCACGCATGCGCACTCGTCCCTCCTAATCATCGGCCGCCGGCGACCCGGACGCTGCCAGCCGATGCGGGTGGTCCCGCGCTGACCGTCACCACCTGCATGGAACAGCAACCACCGAAGGCGTTGCTTTTATGCACTCGTATCGCCGACTTGATCGCTGTCTCCGCTCGCCACGGTGCACGAATGAACGTTCGGGCGAGCGCATCTCGTCGCCAGGCAACACTCGTGCCCCTCAGCCCGTAGCGTTCTTGACCAGACCCGGCTCGGTGTAGGTCATCGCCGGGGGCTGGAGCGGACGGCCGTCGAGCCACGCCACGACGTCGGTGGGGTTTCGGGCCGGACGGCCGAACCTTCCCTTCGGGAATCCGACGGGGATGCATGCGACGAAGGTGACGTCATCGTCGGCGCCGACGATGGTGCGAACCTCGTCGTGCACGGCGAGCAGTGCGGTAGTGAGCGTGGTTCCGAGACCCCGGGCACGCGCCGAGAGCATCAGGTTTTGCACCGCCGGCAAGATACTCGCGTACCACGTCGTGACCATGAAATGGTTCGCTTCGTGCCCGGGATAGCCCGTGGCACCGGCGAACACTGCGGCCGGAATGTCGCGGAAGTGGTCGATCATGTACTCACAAGACTTCCGCAAAGACTCGGGAACGCCGCTTGCCTGGTCTCGAAAGAGCTCGTAAATGTGGCTCCACAAGCTGCCGATCTGCGCGATCTTGTCGCGATCGGTCACCACATGGAACCGCCAATTCTGGACGAAGTTCCCCGACGGACCCATTGTCGCTGCCTCGACGATCTGGGACAGCAGCTCCTGCGGCACCGGGTCGGCTCGTAGCCTACGCATTGCTCTCGTCGTGTAGATTGCCTCATCCAGCGAGGTCATTGGCGGCGTGGTCGACACATCGGGCGCCATGGTCGCCGGGTTGCTACGCGCTGTCCCGGCCACCATGATCGCGGGACGAGCGTCCGCAAAGGCGTGGACACTGACAACTGGTTCGCTGCCGGTCTCCGGTCTCGGGTTGTCGACGGTCATCACCTGCCCGACACACTGGTCATCGGTCGCCACCCGCAGAACGACCTCAGCAACCTGCTCGGCTGTCAGCAGCTGGATGCTGTCCAAACCCTTTAGCCAGGTTGCGGGATCCCCGTCACCGGTTTCTCGAAGCATCGGGGTATCGACGGCGCCTGGGCAAACCGCATTCACTCGGATCCCCTCGTGCCGCAGCGAGAGGCAGGACCGGGTAAGCATGACAACGCCCGCCTTTGTTGCGTTGTAAACCGCATCTGCACCATGGGGGACAAGAGCTCCGAGCGACGCGGTATTGACAATTGCGCCGCCGCCACGACGCTTGAGGGCGTCGATTCCCAATCGAGTACCGAACACTGCGCCGCCCAGGTTGACCATGATCACATCCCTCGCCCGTCCCAGCGGTGTCCCAGGCCACCGCGGCGGGCCGGTTACCAAGCCGGCGTTGTTGTGCACGAGATCGATGCCGCCGCATGCGCTTTCCACTTCGGCGAAGGCAGCTGCTAGCGCCTCGGGATCAGCAACGTCGCATTCGATCACGTGGGCATGAGCGCCGGCTTGTTCTACCAGACGTACGGTCTCCTTGCATTGTTCACGATCGAGATCGATGACAGCCACTGCTTGGGCCCCTGCGCGTGCGATCGCGACGGCTGAGGCTCTGCCAACGCCACTGGCCGCTCCCGTCACCAGTGCGACCTTCCCCTTTAGGACCGCGCCATCGCCGACACCAGCGCCACCACTCATGCCCTCTCCCTTTCCTGAATAATAGTTACCACTTACTTTAAATGCTGCGTCAAGCATTCTCGACATCGGCCCTCTCCGCCGGGGTGAGGAGCGTGACGGACCTTAACCATCGTGAGGAATCGGCCGGCAACATGCCACGATCCACCCAAAAGGCGGCCGACCTTCCGCACAACTCCCGCAGCCAGCCTCTGAGGCGCGCCGAGTCGGCGGGCGCGATACGCGCACAAGCACCAACGACGATATGCGCGACCGCTTTTCGAGGGCCGCGCAAAGCGACTGACGCCACTCGACCACCATCGAGCGTTGCGAGATTGGGTTGATCGGGCGACCCGCACATCGACGTAGCGGTAAGCCACGTGTGCTCGCACACTGCCGCGAACAGCAGGAAACGGCGGGTCAGGGTGCCCGCGGCCTCAACGACTGGGCCACGTTCCCGGCGGGTCAAAGATGATCGTTCGTGGCGTGCGACTATAGTGAAGTGACTGCCCACTAGGGCCTGCAGTCCGATGGACTGAGCAGGCCGCCATCGCCGTATCACCTGGGAGGACGCCGTAATAGCCAGAGAGGGAGCGGTTGACCACCCGCAGAAACGGTTTCGCCGTCAGCCCGGACTCGGTCGCGAGCTCATCTTAGCTGCGGCACACGAAGAGTTCTGCGACCGCGGTTATGCACGTGCGACGACACGTTCAATCGCCGAACGGGCCGGTGTGGCAGAGGCATTGCTATTCCGCCAGTTCGGCTCGAAGGCCGCGCTGTTCAATGAAGTCGTGTTCGGGCCGCTGCGTGCCTTCATGGTCGAGCGGGAAAAATTGGACGCCGAAACCGGCGACGAGCTGGACATCGAAGCAAGCGCCAAAACGTTCGTCGCAGGTCTGTACGACCTGCTGAGGGCCAACCGTGGGTTGATGCTCACCTACTTCGCAACCCAGGTATTCGAGCCAGATGTACTCAAGGAGGCCGGGGATATTCCTATCTTCCTCGAGGCGATTGGTGTAATGGACCGGATGGCCGAGAAACGGATTACTGGGAACAAGCGCCTCGATCGTCGGACAAAGGCAGCCACCAAGTTTCGAGTGCATGAGCGCATCAATATCGGCTCGGTGATCGCGGCCGCACTCTTCGACGACCTGCTTTTTGCTGCGATTCCGGCAAAGCCGAACCGCAACCAGATCGTCGACGAGTTGGCAAGGATCGCGGTCGCGAGCCTGCCGACTCCGTAGCGCCGAGCTGTCCTGCGGGCTGCACGCTGCTCCTTGATTTCCCAGCCGATTGGCCGAGTCCGTTGTTGTTTCGCGTTCCCGCTGCGGGGCGATGCAGTTCCTCCCTTCCCATGCCGCTTGGCATCCTCGTGTTCCGCAACGAGCCCTCTGGATCACTCTGCGTCACCGAATGGTCATCCCGGCGAAGTGTCCGTCTTTCCGCCACTGATCCAGTAGCGCGAAGAATGCGACCGGGCCCTCGCCGTACTGACCCGCCAGCAGGCTGTGGCCACCTCTCGGCATGCCCTCCTGGTTGTAGTAGCCGGGAGTGCACTCACTCAGGAAGCCTTCGTTAAGGAATTGGAGGCGGTTGATCGTGGCAACCCACTCGGCTTCAGCGTCGGCGTTGGCTTCGATATACGTCGCCCCAGTCCTCAGGGCCTCTTTAACGATGTGAGCGAGATGACCAGTCTGTTCAGCCAGCATGTGCGGGACGTTGACCGTCAATCCGGTCTGCGTCACGCCGAGGTGAAACATGTTGGGGAAACCATGGCTGTGGAGGCCGTGCAAGGTCGAGAAGCCGTCGGCCCACTTCTCCGAAATCCGTACCTTGTCGCGGCCGATAACTTCGAGGCAAGCCCGTTTAATAGGCGATGTACCTACTTCGAACCCAGTTGCGAACACCACGCAGTCCAGTTCGTACTCGACGTCTTTCACGCACATACCGCGCTCGGTGAACCGCTCGACTCCTTGCCCATCGGTATCAACCAGAGTCACGTTGGGCCTATTGAATGCCTGGAGGTAGTCATCGCTGAAACATGGCCGCTTACAGAACA
The sequence above is drawn from the Mycobacterium marseillense genome and encodes:
- a CDS encoding MlaD family protein, which translates into the protein MPDLTVCSARIGRTAAIGIVAVAVIAVNASCAPHIERRSAEYCAMMSDAIGLYVGNPVTQMGYTIGHVKSVTPTDSSVRVDFVVTERRSFPRDVTALIRSTSILADRSLELVGNPSAGPKLAPGQCISLSHSMTPKSLSEIIGSANKFVNSIDPSGSTNISDVVKGLDESIRGKGVGINKLLTTTSAVLDSPDQSISDIGSIIANLAQLTSTLREIREPLKQVLLDAQQTTPDLALVTKGTYQIIRSVLPILTMVADVERNLGDEVQFTLDATGMALRKASAHAPRLANLMNPVPWWINTIANHYNNRAITSIRYRPPLYRIRTPDGVALCNIMNASAPGSCANVQGTPYAVDVALLQYVLTEAARR
- a CDS encoding MlaD family protein, which gives rise to MQQLGKALRNPTLWGAGLLAIFSVVALVAAWLYVTPPGQKTVVFYTHDAASIRPGEQVRIAGITVGKVKDLSLESDRVRVRTRVDNDAFVGDRSQVQVRMLTVVGGYYVDIVSLGDSALGNNPIPLERVTMPYNLMRTLSDSTKLTENVDPKPINESLNEIQQGLTGPNLKSIAAVIDAGNSLMSTIDKQRGQITAILNLSDEYIRALRDYGDELKQLVQKISILEETLVIYGAGFGSALKGMGDVLDKLEPVGTFYLNHRDLFLEKVRNWTVKARMWADRSGVIVRALRLVRNKIERVLDAQNAAPELLATDLCFPLPEKPC
- a CDS encoding MlaD family protein yields the protein MKPLAALWRLAVSVLLAGVLLTLVVNVIREPVEAKTDKYVAEFTDASGLHMDADVRVRGVRVGKVLSIDLQRHGGQSVAVISFTLDTRYGIVPSTRLAIKYQALTGSRYIAVVEPSESYSRKVIVAHVPTSMTQPSFDITKLFNGLQPVIATLSPEELNTFAANAASFLSGDGDGLGPMLDSLHKLTDLLSDRQQVIATLMRNLNETADAIGGHSRDMVQILKWLNLPLDAALTVLDEFRKQAVFGPEFTAEASRLLGNVGFRYGSDIDASLDRAFTNMDNFIESIKLVPAMWDNIPPPDQPGTPLPCSRGRAQLPATMDVLLNGQRVVLCNN
- a CDS encoding MlaD family protein, whose protein sequence is MAVLCAGLVVLLVAYNPFAGSGHRGMSVTIDAPYVGQGVATGTAVILHGVKVGEVTGVATLAGGGVRLLADLQPGPVTGLTDSMKIDFRPINYFGVTGISISPNTGGRALRNGMQISTIPVGNYTLQSLLSGLGDLSNSVLTPQLIEVINRATRYIDSLQPFVETMLITANTLAHVQTISTAQLLVNSTKLSTPLPGFVSTATEAAEKYMRADERTATHVNLQEMSEEGFNTRQKKLMEYSAVNIFGSTGKLLESHVGDLLPLVDSIKALSDVVPPLIRPEGIANTLVQLRTRFEQMYAGTPEQRALQVRIVLDKLPGLAAPLDAIGGPE
- a CDS encoding MlaE family ABC transporter permease, with protein sequence MGTNTVAAPSVLLSSRLLSVRPLRRTFRETGQWIVFIALTLWYLPLSVRRYRQQTLKEMTNLGWGRGRILVDGGVMSVFFILGVAIGGSLAVEAYATLNIIGFGALAGITGGVGAVREIGPLAAGIAFAAQAGCRMTAEIGTMRIAEEIDAVEVMGLMPIPFVVGTRLIGGMFCVIPGYLLTLVTQFFVMDLVIRVFNNEPGGTYLHYFSQFTTPTDLAYSLIKAVVFCAAITVIHCYYGYFVTGGPVGLGRASGRAVRASLVAIMVLDFLLTVMLWGFRPTFVFKG
- a CDS encoding ABC transporter permease, with translation MTQLVLLRGAGTPKTRRPASSPAARVATGLLQIPVRSAATTGRALQLFLGVLRYTVTDTVSVKLPFGEFLVQAWSLLTVTAIPAVLMAIPFGAMVSVVTSGLVNQLGANSLIGAASGVGVIRQGAPITAGLLLGGAAASAIASDLGARAVREELDALRVIGIDPVRHLVVPRFLALLVIAPILCTVILVSGTTAAYVLAVIVTDVAPGSYWMSFGTFTKVVDIWFAMGKTFVFAAIVAIISSFRGMEAKGGPKGVADAVNASVTLNVVCIVIANLAITQLQTMFFPMAIA